The genomic stretch AACGAGGCCAAACTGAGCGAGCTCCGAGCCCTCTCTATCGTGGCTGATGACTGAGCTTCCATCCTTCAAAGACTTCTGGGACACAGGCAACCTCTCTAGTCTTTGCCCTTAGCAGGCACTGGCTCATGCTTCTCCCACTGGCTGCTGTTTTGGAGACAAGAGGTGGCCCCTGCTCCACCTTGTAATCCTTTGAACTGAGTGTCTCCATTCTCTTGAGCCTGTCACCAGGAGCCCCAAACAGGCTGCTCTCTCCTCAGATACAGGTAAGCAGTGTAGAAAAACCCTAGGggcttttttatttcctgaagaaCCGTCCAGAGTATAACCTGACCTCAGGCCAGAGCAGCAGCCCCATGGAAGGGCCTGGGTTTTGCCATTGCAGTTGAGGGTCTTAGCCCCACTTGCGCAGCAGGGATCGCATCTACCTCGAGGACACATTCCTGACCCCTCGTTGCTCTTCACACCAAAGATTCTTCTGGGCAAGGTACAGGCACAGTCCTGGGGAACAGGAGAGCCCTGTTCCTCCAGCCCCAGCAGACCCCTCACTCCAGCATGACAAAGGCGGGCTCAGTGCAGGGACAAGCCCTCGCTCTTCCGCATTCCCTAAGTAACTGGGACTCGATGTTAACTATCCCCCCATGCAGCATGTGACACATCAATCCACAGGCCTCAAAGCAAGAGCAGTGGGTTTGTGTCTAACCTGGATatctggaattttattttttcaagtaaagTTTCCAACAAAACATCCACCTAGTGTTGTGCTAACTTGTGGAGAGAAGGGGAGCCCCTGGTACAGCTATCCCAGTTCCTGCCCACTTGGCAGAGGGCCTCTGCCTGATTCCAGCAGGCAGGCAGCCTAGGGTGCAAAGGTTCAGGCTTTCCACCTTCTGGAAAGAACTGCCAGGGTGCATACACTGGCTTAGGGCCAGGAGGCTGGGAGGGCACCAGGCAGCCCAGAAAAGGAACGGGGAGAGCTAGGAGAACACACTGGTTTGTTTTTGActttggtttatttaaaaaacaaaaagccaaaaaaaaaaacaaaaaaaaaaaaccaacaactttATATACAAAGTCAAACTGAAACCACGGATTATGGAAAGAGGCGAGAATTATGGGTATCAGGGAAAAAGGCTGGGCCAGAGCCAATACCACATTCTGAACACAGGAGCCGGGGAAGGAGGTGCTGGTTTCTTCTGGAGAGTCTGGGGTGGCTGGAACACAGTGTTCTATTGGCACCCTCGGCCCAACACCGAGAGCTTTCTAGCTTAGACTCCATTCCCACGGCCACCAGAGCCCCCCAGGAGTCTGCGCCTGGAACCTATAGGACTTGTGCCATCCAAAGGAAGGGTTTCTTAGCCCCCACCAGACTCCACGTCTGTTCCTTCAGTGTACTAGCATCAGACCTTGTCACAGGCTCGAAAAGCCTTTTCCTCCCCTGTCTCACTCTAATCTGGAAGAGGACAGGAGACAGCACAATACTACAAGGGCCCTGGGAGAAATTCCAAGGTTGAGGGCAAAATGACATTCTAGGGGTGCAAAAGATGTTATATTTAGTTGTAGCTGGAATTGGGGTTCCTCAAACTTCCACCCACAAAGCACAGACCCCACCCTGATGGCTTGACATCCCCTGCAGAGGCTGAGCACAGGGCTCAGCCACCCCTGCCTGTGGCTCCCAGGCCTTGCTCCAGTGGCTTTCTGGTACCAAAAGGGCTTTAACGTCATCAGGCTCCATCGCTGACCTCACAGGACAGCCACTCCTGGGCAAAGTCCCTCAGTTGCTAGGTGCCGGCTCTTCCTTCTCTACCCAGCTATCGGCCTATATGAGCACAGAGAACAGATGACATCAGAGGACAGCTAACCACTTACTGCTGGGAGCCTCTGGGCTACATGCTGCTAGGTTCCCAAAGAAACTAGTGGATGGAGGATGGAGATGACAGAATCTGAGAAGGGACAGAAAGCACTGGACATGGCAGCCAACTGTTCTCTGGGGCTTTGGGAGCTCCACCAAGAGGAGCTGCAGTCACCCCACACACCCCACTCACCTTTTCAACCATCCGCTGCATCTCAAGCTGCAGCGGGGTCAGGCGCCTGCGGAACTCCTGCAGCAGCCGCTGAAGCTGGCTCTTCTGCCGTTCAGCTGCCCGAGCTGTCTCCTCCGCCTCAGTCAGCCGGGCCCGCAGCTCCTGCATCTCCGCTGCCAGTGTCTTATTCGTCACTTCAGTGGCTGAGAAACGGTGATGGCTCTCCTCTGTGCAATGTGGAAAGACACACCGGATGGACTCAGGTGAAGCACAGGGCAAGGATCTAAAGCCTACAGAGTGGTGTCACCCTAGTCCCTGGGGATACCCACTCTCACATCCCACCCACGACAAGCCCCACAGCCTCTAGACCACTCACCCAGCTTCAGTTCCAGTGTATGAATCTTGTTTTCTAGGTAGAGCCGGCCACTGTCCTGCTGTTCTGCACGTTGCAGCAGGCTCCCCACATTGATCAGGCTGCCATTATGGGGCACCAGGCCTTTGTGTTCCGTGGGAGCAGCACCTGGCTTTGCACTCTTCCCAGAAGGAGGCAACAGATCCAGGTTTCCTAGAAAGGGccatgaaaaaaatctcatgaaatCTCAGGAGGAAAAGGCAACCTACCCTATCCCTTTTCCCACAGGTGCATAGCACAGGACATACCAAAGAGCACGTCCTCAGGAAGCCCACCGTCCACCACCTCTGGGCGGCTGTACTGAAGGCTCCGGTACTGGCAAATGTTTTGCGTCACCACCCTACTGACCAGCTGCTTGGCCTACAGAAAACACCAAACACCTGCTGGTCAGACAGTGTGAACCCTGCCCCAAAGAGAGGAACAAGGACCTAGAAGCTCATTGTAGGCCTGTGCATATTAGGAGGCCATccagaaaagacagaaagatgGGGCAGAAGAGAAGTTACCTGCTCTGCACTGAGCCGAATTCCCAGGGTAAGAAGGACCCTCTCCAAGTCTCGCCGGTGCAAGTAGCCACACCAGTTGGCATCAAAGAATACAAAAGCTAGAAGACAGTCCAAGGGAAGCACAGCAGATGGGTCCAGCTCCTTGGGCTGTAAAGGAAAACAGATGAACAGCTTTACTGACAGATCTCAGTGACTAAATGGCCCAGGACACACCCTCTTTACAGCAAGCAGCCTGAATGACAGTACCAAGCAGCCTTACAGCTGAAGGTTCCAGGCCTCTGTGGGGCACTTTCCCAAAAAGAAACTGGTGTGCTCCCAGGTCAGATCCCTCTCATCTCCCCCAACAGGGAAAATGAAATAATCCCCATGAATCAAGAATCACATTTTGCTTCTTGTCTATCAAGGGAAAAGTCACTGGTAGCCTCCCAGGTGAGGTATGCCTATCAGAGGTATTGCCAAGCTTCCCACcacaaaaactaagaaaaaaaaaaaaaaaaggtctcacCATGTCCTGAAGTGAGGAGAATTCCATCTCTGACTGGTTTGAGGCAACAGACCGGACTTCCGAGTCCTCTAGCTTTGCTCCTGCTACAAAAAAACCCAAGTTAACAGGGAGCCCATGGTGGCCCACACTTGCCCCACAGCCCTAAGAGACAGACACCACCTGAGGACCGTAATCTGCTCCCCACTGGACATACCAAACTCCTCCTCCCCATCATCCCTCAGAAGTAGCAGCTCTGGGTCCAGGGCCATCTCACACAGGTCCTCAGATGTCTCACCCCGggtcttctcttcctcctctcccccagAAGAGGGTGGTTTGGGCAAAAGCCCATCCTCCTTCTAGAGAAGCAGACAAGGTGATGAGGAGAAGGAACTAATTCctgtaatactaataataatggCTAACATCTGAGGATcaactctgtgccaggcactatgtTAGAGCCTGTAGGTGTTTAATTGAATGACACAGGATCCAGAGCACAACAGAGGCACTTCTAGACACCCAGGTTCTCTTCAGGAGACAACCTAGTCCtagataaaattatgtatactTGAGAGCATCTGGGCAAGAAGTAGACTTGCATTATAAAAATGGTGAAAAGTCCATCCAGCTAACCATAAGGCAATCCAACCTCCTCTGCTCTCCCAGGCCTTCTTTGTGACTGAGACTTCATGCCATCATGATACGTCAGCCATGCTTCCCTCTCCGCTTCTCTGCCACCTCCCTCACCCCATGTGTGCCACTGCTTAACTATGTGGTATGAGAGtaatctctctgggcctcagtctatCCCAGGCTTCCAAGAAGTATGCACTGTGAGGGAGCACGAGTGAAATGGGACATGGGAAGTACATAGACGATGCCTGGCACAAGTGAGGGACTCAGATCACAATAATCATTATCACTATGTGTGGTCCTCAGCCCAGCCAGGGCTGACGAAGGTACTTACCAGCGGGGTGTCTGACTCGGCAGCCGTGCCCTCATTCTGTACCTCATCCTTGGACTCCTTGGCCACCTCTTCCTTGGCCGCTTCCTCCTCCTTGGCCGCTTCCTCTTTGGCCACCTCCTCCTTCTCAGTTTCAGGGGGGGTCACAACCTTTTCAGGAAGGCTCAGTAGCATTTTATAAATCTTATAGCCAAAATCCCTCTGCAGCATCTCCAGAAACAGCTCAGCCAACACCATCACCTATTTAGAAGGGGTGGCAGAACCCTGTGAGCATCAGGTGAAAAAGGAATATGCCACACTGCCACAGCCTGCACCCTACCCACAGCCCCCTGAAACTCCTACACCTGCCTCAAAAGAAATCCTTTCTTTTGGCCTCCGATCCTCCACAATCCCATGGAGGGAGAGGTTTACACAGCCAGGACGTGCCATGACAGCAGGTTCTAGAGGGGGTGGAGGGGCCTCTGGGAGATCAGTGTCTATTTCTTGTTGTGCAGTGGCCTCTGGAGTCTCCGCATTCTGTTTAGAAGTATCTGCTGCTTGCTCCGAGGCATCAGGGGCCTGTTCAGTAGGCTCTGCTTCCTGTAACCATAGCCAAGATGTGACCCTCAGGGTCTCAGTGTCAGGGTACCTACTTTCTGCGTCTTCCTAAGGCTCAGCCTTATCTCTGGTACCTCCTGGGTTGGGGGAGCTGCCTCTGTGGCTTTCTGCTGGCACAGGGCCTCCCACTCCTCCAAAGTGGGCATTATGGTCCAGACGTCTGGCAGGTACACCACCACTGTATGCAGCCTCCGGGGCGGTCCCGGCTGCAGGTACTGAAACTCAGCAAAGCGCCACCTGCTCacagcaaaaggaaaaggaagcccTAAGCCCCAATCAACACATTCAGGCAGATGCCAGGCTCACAAAATGCCTGTGTTTCCTGCCAGCACAGACCAAGCACATACTGGACGGCGAGCTGTGAAAGGACAAACACATGATACAGACCAAGTCCTCAAGAACAGCGAGCAACAGGGAGATGATGGACAGCTGCTGTGCCGGAGCTAAGGCAACAAGGATTGCCAGGTACAGCTTGGGGGTCAGCTGACCTCTAGTACCCCATAACCCTTGGTCATGCTCAGGACCCCAGTGTCCATCTGTGAGTAGCTGGGGGTGGCATGAGTTATGACTGGGCACAGAAGAAAGCTGGCAGGCCAGAGGGCAAAGGCCAGATCTTCTAAACAGACTCTCCCCACAGCGAGCTGGCCACACTTGGGGACGGCCACTCACCACTTGGTGCAGGTGCTCAAGTCAATCCCAGTCTGGGCTTGCGCACAGCGGATGGCTGTGCGCACCAGCACCTGCGGGTCAGCCTGAGGGTCGAGGCCATCCAGGGAAGGAGACCACTCACCCCCAACCAGCACTGCCTCTTCTTCTTTCCGACCCAGCAAAAACTGCAAAGAGATTAGGGATACAAAAGAAACCCACATGGCCTGTGCCTTCTGCAACAGTGAGGAGAGACTGCCACCAATCAAAAAACAAAGGCAGCAGAAGTGGTGAAGCCCACCACCCAAGGGCCCTCTAGCCACTGACACGGACCAACCACCTAATGCCTTCTAACGAGTAGGAACATCTCTGAGCTGTATTTTCCTCCTGTGTACAACAAGGGCACTTCTGCTCTGCAACGCTGCGTTTCTACATATTACTGAACAGAAGCCAACCTCTAAAAATGTGACAGGCACTGGACATTATCAGTGACTGCATCTtgcctcctgcaccccagctcTTACCTTTATCTGCTTCAGAGGATGTTCTGGCGTCTCCCTTGGCTCAGCCATGTCATCCACAAAGAGCATGCAGCAACGATACAGCTCCTCCAGGCCCGGGGAGGAGAGCAGCAGTACCTGTGTAAAAAGGCCCAAGATACACTCAGAGCCACCTTCCAACTCCGGCAATGTGACAAAGCCACAGAAGCCCAGCCAACTGACCTTGGAACTATAAGCAGGGTCACTGTCTGCAGGGCTGGGCTCAGCACCAGTATCTGGAGCTGCCTCCTTTTCTGCAGAGACCTGGATCCGGCTTGGATGATGGAGGGAAAAGGGCTGGCTCAGAGGGAAGGCTGACAGCCAGCTCAGATGCACGGACAGAAAATCTGAGGGGACCAGAAGGCTGCGGTAACGGCGCTGGAGTTCTAGGAAGTCACA from Ictidomys tridecemlineatus isolate mIctTri1 chromosome 14, mIctTri1.hap1, whole genome shotgun sequence encodes the following:
- the Ccar2 gene encoding cell cycle and apoptosis regulator protein 2 — translated: MSQFKRQRINPLPGGRNFSGAASTSLLGPPPGLLTPPVATDLSQSARHLQSGEKQRVFTGIVTSLHDYFGVVDEEVFFQLSVVKGRLPQLGEKVLVKAAYNPGQAVPWNAVKVQTLSNQPLLKSPAPPLLHVAALGQKQGILGAQPQLIFQPHRIPPLFPQKPLSLFQTSHTLHLSHLNRFPARGPHGRLDQGRSDDYDSKKRKQRAGGEPWGAKKPRHDLPPYRVHLTPYTVDSPICDFLELQRRYRSLLVPSDFLSVHLSWLSAFPLSQPFSLHHPSRIQVSAEKEAAPDTGAEPSPADSDPAYSSKVLLLSSPGLEELYRCCMLFVDDMAEPRETPEHPLKQIKFLLGRKEEEAVLVGGEWSPSLDGLDPQADPQVLVRTAIRCAQAQTGIDLSTCTKWWRFAEFQYLQPGPPRRLHTVVVYLPDVWTIMPTLEEWEALCQQKATEAAPPTQEEAEPTEQAPDASEQAADTSKQNAETPEATAQQEIDTDLPEAPPPPLEPAVMARPGCVNLSLHGIVEDRRPKERISFEVMVLAELFLEMLQRDFGYKIYKMLLSLPEKVVTPPETEKEEVAKEEAAKEEEAAKEEVAKESKDEVQNEGTAAESDTPLKEDGLLPKPPSSGGEEEEKTRGETSEDLCEMALDPELLLLRDDGEEEFAGAKLEDSEVRSVASNQSEMEFSSLQDMPKELDPSAVLPLDCLLAFVFFDANWCGYLHRRDLERVLLTLGIRLSAEQAKQLVSRVVTQNICQYRSLQYSRPEVVDGGLPEDVLFGNLDLLPPSGKSAKPGAAPTEHKGLVPHNGSLINVGSLLQRAEQQDSGRLYLENKIHTLELKLEESHHRFSATEVTNKTLAAEMQELRARLTEAEETARAAERQKSQLQRLLQEFRRRLTPLQLEMQRMVEKADSWVEKEEPAPSN